From one Bacteroides fragilis NCTC 9343 genomic stretch:
- a CDS encoding tyrosine-type recombinase/integrase: MHECKTVTLRTRPLKGRMMSFYLDYYPGYRDKETMKVIRHESLGIYIYANPRNKREQNFNEVMTEKAEAIRCRRFESVVNERYDFFDKYKLKADFLEYYRKQLRKHDQKWEFVYLHFNNFVHGKCTFEEIDIDLCNKFREYLLSAKKLRRNGRITRNSASGYWSTFRGFLKILYRNGMIKTNVNDFLEKIETEDVMKEALSVEELYKLAETPCKKPILKTASLFSCMTSLRISDILSLCWEDIVDYSAGGKCVHIITQKNKAEDIIPISEEALGLIGYSSEKKGLVFKGLMRSWTQIPMKEWIRSAGITKNITFHSYRRTFATLQAAAGTDIRTIQSIMAHKSITTTQRYIKVVDANKREASKKITLTRKD, encoded by the coding sequence ATGCATGAATGCAAGACTGTGACATTAAGGACACGTCCGCTAAAAGGCAGGATGATGTCTTTCTATCTGGATTATTATCCGGGGTATCGAGACAAAGAGACAATGAAAGTTATCCGTCATGAATCGCTTGGTATTTATATCTATGCCAATCCGAGGAACAAACGTGAACAGAATTTCAACGAGGTAATGACCGAGAAAGCCGAAGCCATCCGTTGCCGCAGGTTCGAGTCGGTAGTCAATGAACGGTATGACTTCTTTGACAAGTACAAACTCAAGGCAGACTTTCTGGAGTATTATCGCAAGCAGCTCCGTAAGCATGACCAGAAATGGGAGTTTGTCTATCTGCATTTCAATAACTTCGTACATGGCAAATGCACCTTTGAAGAGATTGACATCGACCTCTGTAACAAGTTTCGGGAATATCTGCTGAGTGCCAAGAAGCTAAGGCGTAACGGACGTATCACACGGAACTCCGCATCAGGATATTGGTCTACTTTCAGAGGTTTCCTGAAAATACTCTACCGTAATGGGATGATAAAGACCAATGTCAATGACTTCTTGGAAAAGATAGAGACAGAAGATGTAATGAAAGAGGCCCTGTCTGTTGAGGAACTGTACAAATTGGCCGAGACACCTTGTAAGAAGCCTATTCTGAAAACGGCATCGCTGTTTTCCTGTATGACCAGCTTGCGTATCAGTGACATTCTCTCGCTATGTTGGGAAGACATCGTGGACTATTCTGCTGGTGGGAAATGCGTACACATCATTACGCAGAAGAACAAAGCGGAAGACATCATTCCCATCAGCGAAGAAGCATTGGGATTGATAGGCTATAGTTCTGAAAAGAAAGGTTTGGTATTCAAGGGACTTATGCGTAGTTGGACACAAATACCGATGAAAGAATGGATTCGTTCTGCCGGAATTACCAAGAACATAACATTTCACTCGTACCGGAGAACATTTGCAACGCTACAAGCAGCTGCCGGGACGGACATCCGTACCATACAGAGCATCATGGCGCACAAGAGTATCACCACCACGCAAAGGTATATCAAAGTCGTGGATGCCAACAAACGTGAAGCCAGCAAAAAGATTACTTTGACAAGGAAAGACTGA
- a CDS encoding helix-turn-helix domain-containing protein, protein MEVKRICQWCGKPFIAQKTTTCYCSPQCSKRGYKHRIKERKMELRHIQEMQELRSSLEKQEYFTFSQAARLMGVSRQYIYKLVKEDKLRASRISGRMALVRRADIELMLKSKPYERLVAKNDFNISEYYTAEEIAEKYKVNAKWVWTYTRQHKVPKVRIRQFNYYSKKHIDAAFAKYEVDSDLTEWYTPEEIQEKYGMTRVAIRSQVYRNNIPSKKEHGQIFYSKLHFDLSKSSEQESKAEYYTVKEAMEKFKLSRDSVYGILQFHQINREKNGRFVRFLKVEFDRVMGVRK, encoded by the coding sequence ATGGAAGTAAAGAGAATTTGTCAATGGTGTGGAAAACCGTTCATTGCACAGAAAACAACGACCTGTTATTGTAGCCCTCAATGCTCGAAGCGAGGTTACAAACATCGTATCAAGGAGCGCAAAATGGAACTGCGCCACATTCAGGAAATGCAGGAGTTGCGCTCCAGTTTGGAGAAGCAGGAATATTTCACTTTTTCGCAGGCTGCCCGATTGATGGGCGTGAGCCGTCAGTACATTTATAAATTAGTCAAAGAGGATAAACTTAGAGCATCCCGAATTAGCGGAAGAATGGCTTTGGTAAGGCGTGCAGACATAGAGTTAATGCTCAAAAGCAAACCTTACGAACGACTGGTTGCGAAAAACGACTTCAACATCTCCGAGTATTACACAGCCGAAGAGATTGCGGAAAAATATAAGGTCAACGCCAAATGGGTGTGGACTTACACTCGGCAACATAAAGTGCCGAAAGTGAGAATCCGCCAGTTCAACTATTACAGCAAGAAACATATCGATGCTGCCTTTGCCAAATACGAGGTAGATTCCGACCTTACTGAATGGTACACACCGGAAGAGATTCAGGAGAAGTACGGTATGACACGTGTCGCCATCCGTTCGCAAGTGTATCGGAACAACATTCCCTCCAAGAAAGAGCATGGGCAGATATTCTACTCAAAGCTCCACTTCGACCTCTCGAAGAGTTCCGAACAGGAGAGCAAGGCGGAATACTACACCGTCAAGGAGGCGATGGAGAAATTCAAACTCTCTCGTGATTCGGTTTACGGTATTCTGCAATTCCATCAGATCAACCGGGAGAAGAACGGACGGTTCGTCAGATTCCTGAAAGTGGAGTTTGACCGGGTAATGGGTGTCCGCAAATAG
- the mnmE gene encoding tRNA uridine-5-carboxymethylaminomethyl(34) synthesis GTPase MnmE: MNQDTICAIATAQGGAIGSIRVSGPEAITITGRIFTPAKSGKLLSEQKPYTLTFGRIYNGEEMIDEVLVSLFRAPHSYTGEDSTEITCHGSSYILQQVMQLLIKNGCRMAQPGEYTQRAFLNGKMDLSQAEAVADLIASSSAATHRLALSQMRGGFSKELTTLREKLLNFTSMIELELDFSEEDVEFADRSALRRLADEIEEVIARLANSFSVGNVIKNGVPVAIIGETNAGKSTLLNVLLNEDKAIVSDIHGTTRDVIEDTVNIGGITFRFIDTAGIRETSDTIESLGIERTFQKLDQAEIVLWMIDSADAISQLTLLSDKILPRCEHKQLILVFNKVELINETQKNELASQFSEHIGSEIESIFISAKQRLHTDELQQRLVAAAHLPTVTQNDVIVTNVRHYEALTRALDAIHRVQEGLDANISGDFLSQDIRECIFHLSDIAGEVTNDMVLQNIFAHFCIGK, from the coding sequence ATGAATCAAGACACAATTTGCGCCATAGCAACCGCTCAAGGAGGAGCCATCGGAAGCATTCGTGTTTCCGGTCCTGAAGCTATTACCATCACCGGCCGTATTTTTACCCCGGCCAAATCCGGAAAGCTGCTGAGTGAACAGAAACCTTATACGCTTACTTTCGGCCGAATTTATAACGGAGAAGAAATGATAGATGAAGTTCTTGTCAGTCTCTTCCGAGCTCCACACTCTTATACAGGGGAAGACAGCACTGAAATCACCTGTCACGGATCATCTTATATTTTACAACAAGTGATGCAACTACTGATTAAGAACGGGTGTCGCATGGCACAACCGGGAGAATATACTCAACGAGCGTTTCTTAATGGTAAAATGGATTTAAGTCAGGCCGAAGCCGTTGCCGACCTGATTGCCTCTTCCTCTGCTGCTACCCACCGTCTTGCCTTGAGTCAAATGCGCGGTGGCTTTAGCAAAGAATTGACAACTCTACGTGAAAAACTGCTGAACTTCACTTCAATGATTGAACTGGAGCTGGACTTCAGTGAAGAAGATGTAGAGTTTGCGGACCGTTCCGCCCTACGCCGACTGGCTGACGAGATAGAAGAAGTCATTGCACGTCTGGCCAATTCGTTCAGTGTAGGGAATGTCATAAAAAATGGTGTACCGGTAGCTATTATCGGAGAAACCAATGCAGGAAAATCAACTCTACTGAATGTCCTGCTGAATGAAGACAAGGCTATTGTAAGCGATATTCACGGCACTACACGGGATGTCATCGAGGATACTGTGAATATAGGTGGCATCACTTTCCGTTTTATCGATACAGCCGGTATCCGGGAGACCAGTGATACGATCGAAAGCCTGGGTATCGAACGGACTTTTCAAAAACTCGATCAGGCAGAGATTGTACTGTGGATGATTGATTCGGCTGACGCAATTTCACAGTTAACACTGCTCTCCGATAAGATTCTTCCTCGTTGTGAACACAAACAATTGATTTTAGTCTTTAATAAGGTAGAACTGATAAATGAAACTCAGAAAAACGAACTTGCCTCACAATTTTCTGAGCATATAGGTTCGGAAATAGAATCTATTTTTATTTCTGCGAAACAACGTTTGCACACGGATGAACTCCAACAGAGACTCGTAGCAGCCGCTCATTTACCAACAGTCACCCAGAATGATGTCATTGTAACAAACGTCCGCCATTACGAAGCACTAACACGTGCGCTGGATGCAATTCACCGGGTACAAGAAGGATTGGACGCAAATATCTCCGGAGATTTTCTTTCACAAGACATACGCGAATGTATTTTCCATTTATCCGATATAGCAGGGGAAGTGACAAATGATATGGTGCTGCAAAATATATTTGCGCATTTCTGCATCGGCAAATGA
- a CDS encoding PAS domain-containing hybrid sensor histidine kinase/response regulator, giving the protein MAHTLDSFPDTGDLENLKDNYQKITSVLAGHQIAFWEYDIPTGECNFTDEYFHILGLKEAGIIFRDINDFYRFAHPEDVISYQTTFARMLESETKISQIVVRCVGRRGETIWLEDNFIAYKKNKENGSDKIIAYTANITSRCEKEVQIRQLEERNRKIIEALPEFIFIFDDNFFITDVLMAPDTELLHPVEVLTGADGRSIYSSEVSDLFISSIHECLKSGKLKEIEYPVDVEAGRHFFQARIAPFEGNKVLALIHDIGDRMRRSQELLEAKQRAEEADRMKSVFLANMSHEIRTPLNAIVGFSEIIALTEDEKEKEEYLGIIQQNSNLLLQLINDILDLSRIESGKSEMHCQLTEMSGLVDEVDKVHRLKMKKGVKLNVIRPSEEIWISTDRNRVTQVLFNFLSNAIKNTIEGSITFGLVKEEEWVKLYVTDTGCGISKEKLPLIFTRFEKLNDFVQGTGLGLPICKSIVERLGGRIEVESELGQGSTFILYLPNRQVQEVVVGERENAAGNMGVENRQKKILIAEDVESSYLQINAFLKKEYTILWVPNGEEAVKSFIREKPDLILMDIRMPVMNGIQATAKIRAISQEIPIIAITAYAFCPEGERALEAGCNEVIAKPYPLEKLKETIETYL; this is encoded by the coding sequence ATGGCACACACACTGGATTCATTCCCGGATACCGGAGACCTTGAGAATTTGAAAGATAATTATCAGAAAATCACTTCTGTCCTGGCAGGACATCAGATTGCATTTTGGGAATATGACATTCCTACAGGAGAGTGTAATTTCACAGATGAATATTTCCATATTTTAGGGTTGAAGGAGGCCGGAATCATATTCAGAGATATTAATGACTTTTATCGGTTTGCCCATCCGGAGGATGTTATCTCTTACCAAACGACTTTTGCGCGGATGCTTGAATCGGAAACCAAAATCTCCCAAATTGTGGTACGTTGTGTAGGGAGGCGAGGAGAAACAATTTGGCTTGAAGATAATTTTATTGCTTATAAGAAGAATAAGGAGAATGGCTCTGATAAAATTATAGCATATACTGCCAATATCACTTCACGTTGTGAAAAAGAAGTCCAGATCAGGCAGCTTGAGGAACGAAACCGGAAAATTATTGAAGCACTACCGGAGTTCATATTTATTTTTGATGATAATTTTTTTATTACGGATGTATTGATGGCACCCGATACAGAGTTGTTGCATCCGGTGGAAGTGTTAACAGGAGCAGATGGGCGATCTATTTATTCTTCTGAGGTCAGTGACTTGTTTATTAGCAGTATTCATGAATGCCTAAAAAGTGGGAAGTTAAAAGAAATAGAGTATCCTGTGGATGTCGAAGCCGGCAGACATTTTTTTCAGGCACGCATTGCTCCGTTTGAGGGAAATAAGGTGCTGGCCTTGATTCATGATATTGGTGATCGGATGCGACGTTCGCAAGAGCTACTTGAAGCCAAGCAACGGGCAGAAGAGGCTGATCGGATGAAATCAGTATTTCTGGCCAATATGAGTCATGAGATACGTACTCCTTTAAATGCCATTGTGGGCTTTTCGGAAATTATAGCTTTGACTGAGGATGAAAAGGAGAAAGAAGAGTATTTAGGGATCATTCAGCAGAATAGCAATCTACTGTTACAACTGATTAATGATATTCTCGATTTGTCACGAATCGAGTCGGGTAAGTCGGAAATGCATTGTCAGTTGACGGAAATGAGCGGATTGGTAGATGAAGTGGATAAAGTACATCGTCTTAAAATGAAAAAAGGAGTCAAGCTGAATGTGATTCGTCCATCAGAGGAAATTTGGATTTCGACAGATAGGAATCGGGTGACGCAGGTATTGTTCAATTTCTTGTCGAATGCAATTAAAAATACCATTGAGGGTAGCATTACTTTCGGACTTGTAAAAGAGGAAGAATGGGTTAAACTTTATGTAACAGATACCGGCTGCGGTATTTCCAAAGAGAAATTACCTTTGATATTTACCCGCTTTGAGAAGTTGAATGATTTTGTACAAGGAACAGGGCTGGGATTACCTATCTGTAAGAGTATTGTAGAGCGGTTGGGCGGTCGGATTGAAGTGGAATCCGAGCTTGGGCAGGGGAGTACTTTCATTCTTTATTTGCCCAATAGGCAAGTACAGGAAGTTGTGGTTGGCGAAAGAGAAAACGCAGCGGGTAATATGGGAGTGGAGAACCGGCAGAAGAAGATACTGATTGCGGAAGATGTGGAGTCCAGTTATCTGCAGATTAATGCCTTTCTGAAAAAAGAATATACGATTCTTTGGGTGCCTAATGGAGAAGAAGCTGTGAAGAGTTTCATACGCGAGAAGCCCGACTTGATTTTGATGGATATCCGAATGCCGGTGATGAATGGTATTCAGGCAACAGCAAAAATTCGTGCTATCTCGCAAGAGATACCGATTATAGCAATTACAGCATATGCCTTTTGTCCGGAAGGAGAGCGAGCTCTTGAAGCAGGGTGTAATGAAGTGATTGCAAAACCATATCCTCTGGAGAAGCTGAAAGAAACGATCGAAACTTATTTATAG
- a CDS encoding NAD(P)-dependent oxidoreductase, whose translation MKKVVLIGASGFVGSAILNEALNRGFHVTAVVRHPEKIKIENENLEVKRADVSSLDEVCKVCKGADAVISAFNPGWNNPDIYKETIEVYLTIIDGVKKAGVNRFLMVGGAGSLFIAPGIRLVDSGEVPEKILPGVRALSDFYLDFLKKEKEVDWVFFSPAADMAPGVRTGRYRLGKDEMIVDMVGNSHISVEDYAAAMIDELEKPEHHQERFTIGY comes from the coding sequence ATGAAGAAAGTAGTACTAATCGGGGCCAGCGGCTTCGTCGGTTCGGCTATTCTGAATGAAGCTTTGAACCGTGGATTCCATGTGACGGCGGTAGTTCGTCATCCTGAAAAGATCAAGATAGAGAATGAAAATCTGGAAGTGAAGAGAGCTGATGTTTCTTCATTGGATGAAGTCTGTAAGGTTTGTAAAGGTGCTGATGCCGTGATCAGTGCTTTCAACCCGGGGTGGAATAATCCCGATATATACAAGGAAACCATTGAGGTTTATCTGACGATTATCGATGGTGTAAAAAAGGCTGGAGTTAATCGTTTTTTGATGGTGGGTGGTGCCGGTTCACTGTTTATTGCTCCCGGCATCCGACTGGTCGATTCGGGAGAAGTTCCCGAAAAGATATTGCCTGGTGTGAGAGCCTTGAGTGATTTTTATCTTGATTTTCTGAAGAAAGAAAAAGAGGTTGACTGGGTTTTCTTCTCGCCGGCGGCAGATATGGCTCCTGGAGTACGTACAGGCAGATATCGCCTGGGGAAAGATGAGATGATTGTGGATATGGTAGGTAACAGTCATATATCTGTGGAAGATTATGCGGCTGCCATGATTGATGAGCTTGAGAAGCCGGAGCATCATCAGGAGCGTTTCACCATAGGGTACTGA
- a CDS encoding 3'-5' exonuclease, whose amino-acid sequence MNLSFAAIDFETATGYMESACAVGIVTVTDGEITDEYYSLIQPPENEYWRANMLVHGITPGMTESLPGFHAIYPEVKKRLQGNVVVAHNEQFDRNVLKNTMRMYGLDYDELSLPERWECTCRIYRSLGYKPVNLSACCEREGIELKHHEALSDARGCAKLYLNFLEKYRPLSTLW is encoded by the coding sequence ATGAATTTATCATTTGCCGCCATTGACTTTGAAACCGCCACAGGATACATGGAAAGTGCTTGTGCGGTAGGTATCGTTACCGTTACAGACGGAGAGATTACAGACGAATATTACAGCCTGATTCAACCACCGGAGAATGAATATTGGCGTGCAAATATGCTTGTACATGGAATAACGCCGGGAATGACAGAGTCACTCCCGGGATTTCATGCCATCTATCCCGAAGTCAAAAAGCGCTTACAAGGCAACGTAGTAGTTGCGCACAATGAACAATTCGACCGCAATGTACTGAAAAATACCATGCGGATGTACGGACTGGATTATGATGAGTTATCGCTTCCGGAACGTTGGGAATGTACCTGCCGCATCTATCGTTCTTTAGGATACAAGCCGGTCAACCTAAGCGCCTGTTGCGAACGGGAAGGCATCGAACTTAAACACCACGAAGCACTTTCCGATGCCCGGGGATGTGCAAAGCTATATCTCAATTTCCTTGAAAAATATCGTCCGCTCAGTACCCTATGGTGA
- a CDS encoding nucleoside phosphorylase, protein MKKYFPSSELIINEDGSVFHLHVKPEWLADKVILVGDPGRVALVASHFENKECEVESREFKTVTGTYKGKRITVVSTGIGCDNIDIVVNELDALANIDFQTREEKEHLRSLELVRIGTCGGLQPNTPVGTFVCSEKSIGFDGLLNFYAGRNAVCDLPFERAFLNHMGWSGNMCAPAPYVIDANAELIDRIAQEDMVRGVTIAAGGFFGPQGRELRVPLADPKQNDKIEKFEYKGYKITNFEMESSALAGLSKLMGHKAMTVCMVIANRLIKEANTGYKNTIDTLIKTILDRI, encoded by the coding sequence ATGAAAAAGTATTTTCCTTCCTCCGAATTAATTATCAACGAAGACGGTTCGGTATTCCATTTGCATGTAAAGCCGGAATGGTTGGCAGACAAAGTAATATTGGTAGGTGATCCCGGACGGGTGGCACTCGTAGCTTCTCACTTCGAAAATAAAGAATGTGAAGTGGAAAGCCGCGAATTTAAAACGGTTACCGGAACTTATAAAGGCAAACGGATAACTGTCGTTTCTACCGGTATCGGTTGTGACAATATCGATATCGTAGTCAATGAACTGGATGCTTTGGCAAATATCGACTTCCAGACTCGGGAAGAAAAAGAGCACCTCCGCTCTTTAGAGTTAGTTCGCATCGGTACATGCGGAGGATTGCAACCCAACACACCGGTCGGCACATTCGTCTGTTCTGAAAAGTCAATCGGCTTTGACGGACTGTTGAACTTCTATGCCGGACGCAATGCTGTTTGTGACCTTCCCTTTGAACGGGCATTTCTGAATCACATGGGTTGGTCCGGTAACATGTGTGCTCCTGCACCTTATGTTATTGATGCCAATGCAGAATTAATAGACCGTATTGCGCAAGAAGATATGGTGCGCGGTGTTACTATTGCAGCCGGTGGTTTCTTCGGACCGCAAGGACGCGAACTCCGTGTTCCCTTGGCGGACCCTAAGCAGAATGATAAAATCGAAAAGTTTGAATATAAAGGTTACAAGATAACCAACTTCGAAATGGAGAGTTCCGCCCTTGCCGGCCTCAGCAAGCTGATGGGACACAAAGCCATGACCGTTTGTATGGTTATAGCTAACCGCTTGATCAAAGAAGCGAACACAGGCTATAAGAATACCATCGATACATTAATTAAAACTATTCTCGATCGAATCTGA
- the floA gene encoding flotillin-like protein FloA (flotillin-like protein involved in membrane lipid rafts): protein MNVEPMYLTIFLIAGGIIFLVLFFHYVPFFLWLSAKVSGVNISLVQLFLMRIRNVPPYIIVPGMIEAHKAGLSNITRDELEAHYLAGGHVERVVHALVSASKANIELPFQMATAIDLAGRDVFEAVQMSVNPKVIDTPPVTAVAKDGIQLIAKARVTVRANIRQLVGGAGEDTILARVGEGIVSSIGSSENHKSVLENPDSISKLVLRKGLDAGTAFEILSIDIADIDIGKNIGAALQIDQANADKNIAQAKAEERRAMAVATEQEMKAKAEEARANVIQAEAEVPKAMAEAFRSGNLGIMDYYKMKNIQADTSMRENIAKPIGGATSKPLSD from the coding sequence ATGAATGTCGAACCTATGTATCTGACTATCTTCTTGATAGCGGGAGGTATTATCTTCCTGGTTCTTTTCTTTCATTATGTACCTTTTTTCCTATGGCTATCAGCCAAAGTATCAGGAGTTAATATCTCTTTGGTACAACTTTTTCTGATGCGTATCCGTAATGTTCCGCCATACATCATCGTACCGGGTATGATTGAAGCACATAAAGCAGGTCTGAGCAACATCACCCGTGATGAACTTGAAGCACACTATCTGGCAGGCGGACACGTAGAACGGGTAGTCCATGCATTGGTATCTGCATCGAAGGCCAATATCGAACTTCCATTCCAAATGGCTACTGCAATTGATCTTGCAGGTCGCGATGTCTTCGAAGCCGTGCAGATGTCGGTTAATCCTAAAGTTATCGACACACCACCCGTAACAGCTGTTGCGAAAGACGGTATCCAGCTGATAGCCAAAGCACGTGTGACGGTACGTGCCAATATTCGCCAATTGGTGGGTGGTGCCGGCGAAGATACAATCCTGGCACGTGTAGGTGAAGGTATCGTTTCGTCAATCGGTTCCTCTGAAAACCATAAGTCAGTACTTGAGAATCCTGATTCCATATCAAAACTAGTGCTGCGCAAAGGACTCGATGCCGGTACTGCATTTGAAATTCTCTCTATTGATATCGCTGATATTGATATAGGTAAGAATATTGGTGCTGCCCTGCAAATAGACCAGGCAAATGCCGACAAGAATATCGCGCAGGCAAAAGCGGAAGAACGCCGCGCAATGGCTGTGGCTACCGAACAAGAAATGAAAGCCAAAGCGGAAGAGGCCCGTGCTAATGTAATTCAGGCAGAAGCGGAAGTTCCAAAGGCCATGGCTGAAGCTTTCCGTAGTGGAAATCTCGGTATTATGGATTATTATAAAATGAAAAATATTCAAGCTGATACATCAATGCGTGAAAACATAGCTAAACCTATCGGTGGAGCTACCAGTAAACCGTTGAGCGATTAG
- a CDS encoding NfeD family protein, with product MDVLIIIALIAAAVILFLVELFVIPGISLAGISALVCIIYANYYAFANLGTGAGFITLIISGIACIGSLVWFMRSKTLDKLALKKDITSKIDRSAAEKVKVGDTGITITRLAQIGNAEINGNIIEVKSMDGLLNEKTPIVVNRITDGIIFVEKLKS from the coding sequence ATGGATGTACTGATCATCATTGCACTGATAGCCGCCGCAGTAATACTCTTTTTAGTTGAACTGTTCGTAATTCCGGGTATCAGCCTCGCCGGTATTTCAGCTTTGGTCTGCATTATCTATGCAAACTATTATGCTTTTGCTAACCTGGGAACAGGTGCAGGGTTTATAACACTTATTATATCGGGAATTGCCTGTATCGGTTCGCTTGTCTGGTTCATGCGGTCGAAAACCTTGGATAAATTGGCATTGAAGAAAGACATAACATCCAAAATAGACCGAAGCGCTGCCGAAAAAGTAAAAGTTGGCGATACAGGTATCACGATTACCCGACTGGCTCAAATTGGCAATGCTGAAATCAATGGCAATATCATAGAGGTCAAGTCAATGGACGGATTACTGAATGAAAAAACTCCGATTGTTGTCAATCGGATCACTGATGGAATAATCTTTGTCGAAAAATTAAAATCCTAA
- a CDS encoding tetratricopeptide repeat protein, protein MKKKNILFFLLCFLLTSLSAQTLEQARGMYGRGQYAEAKPVFQKYVKSQPANGNYNLWYGVCCLKTGNAAEALKYLETAVKKRIPSGQLYLAQTYNDLYRFQDAVDCYEEYIADLSKRKKPTEEAEQLLEKAKGNLRMLKGVEDVCVIDSFVIDKANFLKAYKISEESGKLFTYNDYFKTKGYHPGTVYETEIGNRIYYSEQGEESLNILSKTKMLDEWSQGKPLPGSINASGNANYPYVLSDGVTIYYASDGDGSMGGYDIFVTRYNTNTDTYLVPENVGMPFNSPYNDYMYVIDEYNNLGWFASDRYQPEDKVCIYVFVPNDSKRTYNYEAMEPEKMIELAQLHSLESTWKDSKIVDDARQRLEAVINHKPAVEQNFDFEFIIDDHSTYHHLTDFKSPKAKQLYLKYEQMEKDYRQQTGKLKSQREGFARSNKDEQSKMAPAIRDLEKRVLQMSEELDKQAIEVRNAEKQNLK, encoded by the coding sequence ATGAAGAAAAAAAATATCCTATTCTTTCTATTATGCTTTCTCCTGACAAGCCTATCGGCACAAACTTTGGAACAAGCAAGAGGCATGTATGGCAGAGGGCAATACGCTGAAGCCAAACCTGTTTTTCAAAAATATGTCAAATCGCAACCGGCAAACGGTAATTACAACCTATGGTACGGCGTGTGTTGCCTCAAAACAGGTAATGCTGCCGAGGCCCTAAAATACTTGGAGACGGCAGTAAAGAAACGCATTCCGAGCGGACAGCTATATCTGGCTCAGACTTATAATGATTTATACCGCTTTCAAGATGCAGTAGATTGCTACGAAGAATACATTGCAGACTTGTCTAAACGCAAAAAACCGACAGAAGAAGCCGAACAGCTTTTAGAAAAGGCTAAAGGAAACCTTCGCATGCTGAAAGGGGTGGAAGACGTATGTGTTATTGACAGTTTTGTAATAGACAAAGCCAATTTCCTCAAAGCTTATAAAATCAGTGAAGAATCCGGAAAGCTCTTCACTTACAATGACTATTTCAAGACGAAAGGCTATCATCCGGGAACAGTTTACGAAACAGAAATCGGAAACCGTATTTACTACAGCGAGCAGGGAGAAGAGAGTCTGAATATTCTGTCTAAAACCAAGATGCTGGACGAGTGGAGCCAGGGAAAACCACTTCCGGGAAGTATCAACGCCTCCGGAAATGCCAATTATCCGTATGTCCTGTCGGATGGAGTGACCATTTATTATGCCTCGGATGGTGATGGCTCCATGGGAGGATATGACATTTTTGTAACCCGATATAACACAAACACTGATACCTATCTGGTACCGGAAAACGTGGGTATGCCTTTCAACTCACCTTATAACGACTACATGTATGTCATTGATGAATATAATAATTTAGGATGGTTTGCTTCTGACAGGTATCAACCTGAAGATAAAGTTTGTATCTACGTATTCGTACCCAATGATTCTAAACGAACTTACAACTACGAAGCTATGGAACCGGAAAAAATGATTGAACTAGCCCAGCTCCATTCTCTAGAGAGCACTTGGAAAGACTCTAAAATAGTGGATGATGCCCGTCAACGACTTGAAGCGGTTATCAACCATAAACCGGCTGTAGAACAAAACTTTGATTTTGAATTTATCATTGATGACCACTCTACCTACCATCACTTAACGGATTTCAAGTCTCCAAAAGCCAAACAACTGTACCTGAAATATGAACAGATGGAAAAAGATTACCGCCAACAAACCGGTAAACTGAAGAGCCAGCGTGAAGGATTCGCACGGTCTAATAAAGACGAACAAAGTAAAATGGCACCGGCTATCCGCGATCTTGAGAAGAGGGTACTTCAGATGTCAGAAGAACTGGATAAACAGGCTATTGAAGTCCGGAATGCAGAAAAACAAAACTTAAAATAA